Below is a genomic region from Macaca thibetana thibetana isolate TM-01 chromosome 1, ASM2454274v1, whole genome shotgun sequence.
tgtctcagcctccaggtaTCCCTATCCTCATGCTCCACTTGCCCAGACATAGGCCTAAAAGAAACTCCTGTCCATATTCGTGGGGGTCCCTTCAGGGGCAGTTGTGTGTCATCAGCCACCCTCAGAGTTGGCTCTGAAACATTCCCTGGTTTCTCCTTCAGTGGTTTATGAAGGTCAGGAAGAaacacatgtgatattttgtggAGGTTCTGGACAATCCTAATGTTGTCAGGAACCCTGCTGGCCCCTTCAGATGACATATACACCCAGACATATATCGATAGTGATGGAAGAATTCCGTCTTTTcttcaaattctcttttctttctatttttactttctttccttaaaaTGTTGCCTAGGATGGGTTCCTGTGGAAAGGACAGTGCTGGGGTTGCAACTGCTATCTCAGTGGTTTGACAAGTTCTCAAGAAATAAGGTTTATGGCTGTTTTTAGGAGACTCCATCACAGGCCCTCCTCACCATCCAGGCTTCTCTCCTGTTTGCCCATATCTGGAATAGGATTGACTGTACTCCTGGCTCTCTGGGCACCACACCCTCTTGCCTGCCTCAATGCCTTTGTTAATGTTGTTCCTTTTGGCCTGAGGGGAACCAGGCCCATCCCTGCTAGCCAAACTCCACCTTCTCCTGGGAGCCTTCCCTGGTGACTTGGTTGGGTCCACATTTCGCTGACGTCCTCTTCTCCCACTGTCATCATCATTGCTCACAACATTCCGACCATACCATCCTCCTTGTTGTTCCTTGAATGTGCCAGGCATGCCCATTTCCGGGCCTTAGTACGTGCTGTTTCCTCTGTTGAAGTGCTCTTTTCTGAAGTGCATGGTTTCCTTCCTCACCTTCTGCAGGTCTCTGTTCAGGTGTCATTTGACCATCCTCTCTTAAACAGTAACACTCTCACTTCCCCGACTCCCTCCCTACCTTCCTACTCTGCTTTTTACTCTCCCTAACATTTATCCCACATGAGTTAGTATACAGTTGTTTGtctctctgtttattttctttttttttttaaatgtaatactgtttatttaacttcaaaaacatttcagcattctaaacatacaaaaaaaaataacagaacgTTGCAAATCATGTTTAAGTACAGGAGGTTCTTGAACTTTCATTGATGCAGTGGCTCTTTGCTTTGCTGACAATGAAGAGTTCTAcagtttgtttaaaaacaaacagtttAAAAACTAccgcacttaaaaaaaaaattctcatgccAGCTGACCTCTCTGTCCACAGCTAAGATGGCAGCAGAATGCTATGTCACTATATACAGAAACAAGACAACCTGAAGCTAAATGGATGCCCCTGCAGAGTCAACAGGTCCAGCCTCACAGTGCACGCCCTGAGCTACAGCCCCTCCAAAAGGCATCTTCCCCACAGCCTCAACGCCGAGCAAGGAGCATCAAGAGTTTGTCTcggttgttttgttctttttacaaaCTATAGATATATACAGTTGAAAACTCAGAATTTCTAGCCAATAACCATAGTTGACACCAccttacaaattaaaaaacaaaagccagaagCATCTTTAAATGCCTTGTCACACCCACAGCAAAGTGCACAGAGTGAGGAGAACACGAAGAGggccttttcattttaaaaatgtttggaaatatgTACAACTTTGATACAGTTTCAGGGTGCTCCGGACACCCATGGCCACTTCATGTAAACCAATGACAATTTCTAGAGCACTTTGAGAGACTACAATATGATCGTGATCAAATTTTGTAATTAAACCTAATGAGggcaacagacacttctcaagtaAGAGATGAGTCAATTACGGCGCTCCCCTACTCTAAGTATTCACAAGGAGACAGAtaaacagtttctttattcatcctcctcctcctcctcctcctcctcctcctcctcctcctcctcctcctcctcctcttcttcctcctcctcttcttcatcttcctcttccaccTTTTTCCGGGCAACTTTAGCAGGACCCTTTGCACCATCAAACTTTCCTTTTGACTTATAGTCAGCAACATCCTTCTCATACTTCTCCTTCAGCTTTGCTGCCTTAGTGATGTATAAGGCTGCTTTTCACTGTCATTTAAATTATTCCACATCTCACCCAGCTTTTTTGCCACATCTCCAATAGAGATGCCGGGGTTTGTGGATTTGATCTTGGGACGGAATTCTGAACAGAACAGGAAGAATCCAGACGGTGGCCTTTTGGGAGCATTAGGATCCTTCTTCTTCTTGCCTCCCTTAGCTGGTCCATAATCCTTCATTTCCCGATCATAGCGCACTTTATCTGCCTTTGccatttcatcaaatttagaTTTCTCTTTCCCGGACATCGTCTTCCACCTCTCAGAGCACTTCTTGGAAAATTCTGCAAAATTGACAGGGACCTCTGGGTTTTTCTTCTTATGTTCTTCTCTGCACGTCTGCACAAAGAAGGCATAAGCAGACATCTTGCCCTTTGGTTTCTTCGGGTCACCTTTAGCCATCCTGACTGTATTGTTCGCTAGTCTGGGCAGCGCAGGGCACGATGCGCGGCTCAGCGCTCCCCAGCCTCGCACTAGCTGCCTCCACGAGAGCCGCCTTCTCTctgtttattttctactttccccATTAGAATGTAGAAACACGAGGGTGGAGACTTGTTCTGCTTTGTTCACCGCTTTATTCCCAACACCTAGAAATTGCTTACCAGGTGGTAGTCatgtagtaaatatttgttgaaaaacaaataaacaactctAACTACCATATTTTACCCCCCTTAAAAAAAGTTTCTACACTGATTATAGGTGCCATGACCAGCCAGGCCTGCACTGAGGCATTTGGCAGGAGTTGGATGATGAAGCTTTATTCATGCCCTGAGCTGTGCGCTCTCCAGTTGTTTCACGTGCAGGTCTTGTCTTAATTATGTTGTGAACTACTTGGGGGTAGAGATcaaattttgttcttcttcttaACTACTTAACACTTGAAATGGGTCTGGATTCCATTAGTGCTTATCTGTTTATTGTTCCAATGTGGTCATTAACTGCTTATTGACTGATTGATTAGTGATAGCAAATCCTGATGAGGTCAAATTGACCCTAAGGACAGAGTGGGTGTGGCTATTGGAAGCTGCATTTGGGTCCTTATGTAAAATCCTGGGTTCTCCTTGCAGTATGTGATATCTCTGACCATTGTCTGAATGTCTGCGGCTCTTTCTTCCACCTTCCTAACCTAGATTCTGACAAACGTATTCCTGGCATTAAAAGTGGTTGTACAACTAGAAACATAGATCACTGTATATAAACCAAAGTATGTCTTTATCCACTACTTATGAAGTAGTCTTTGAGAGAgacttaatttttcccttttcagtaTATTTATTTACAGCCTCTTCATATGGATTTGAAGCAGCTTATCATACACAGTAAAGTGGTTAcataaaaaaagtagaaaattaaaactaagaaaaaggaaaattcaaatttGTTGACCATGAGGGTCAACACAATTGCTGTTATTGCTCTTCAATCTTGGTTCAGGGATTTCTGACAGcaattctcaaaggaaaacaCCATCAGTTACATGGCCTTCACAATCAGAAAGTAAGATAACTAAGTTTTTTTGTGGCAAAAGAGAGCATTTCTCAGAACTGAATTCTAAAAAGAATATCTCATGGGGGACTTTATAAAGGTGGGTACCACATGATAAAATGGACAAAGTTCTCAACAGCATTTTGACAGCCGAAGAAGTGGTGAGTTTCACATGTGTATTTCTTATAGTTTTGGCAAAAATTGAGCACATGAATGAGGGGGTTTTATTCAATgtacataacaaaattaaggaTCTGACTTCAATATGTGACTTGGTGAAAGCTATTATGAATTGTCTGTTTTGTTACTCACCATATACCCTGTATACATAGTTTAGTAGGTGGTCAATTGTTAAGTTAATAGATGAATAAAGTGTCTCTCATATTTGGTACTATTCCAGGTTCAATGTTAAATAGTAAATAGATacatattgagcacctactaatgCCAGGTGGTTTGCTGGGCACTTTCATATATATTGTTCCACTTATCCccttttaaacacattttcttattGAAGAATATTCAGGTCATAAGTGTATAATGATGAATTATTACAAAGTAAACACCTCCATGTAACCACTGCccaaatcaagaaatagaacattaatCAAGACCCTGAAAGTCCCCATGTTCTACCCGCTCCCTCCTCCCTTGTGGTACCATTATCCTGACTTCTAATGCCATAGATTAGTgttgtttttggttgttgtttttgagcTTTATGTAAATGCAGCCACTTAGTATGAAggtctttgtgtctggcttaatTTTgtcaacattatgtttgtgaaGTTCTTCTATGTTGTGGCATATGGCTTTAATTCTTTCAGTCTCATTGCTGTATAATAGTGCATTGTATGATTATAGCACAATTTGTTGTTGTCCATTTTCAGTTAATAGATCTTTGGATTGTCTTCTCCTTTGGGGTGTAACAAAccatgctgcaatgaatatttttcaatatgCCTTTTGGTGCATTTCTGTTGGGTTatctgcctaggctggagttacTTAGCTATGGAGTTTGCATATGTTTAGCTTTAGAGAGATTGTCCTACAGTTCTCCTAAATGATTACTATATCAATTATTTTCCTACTACTAGTgtgagagttctagttgctctACATCTTTGCACACACTTGACATTATTACTTGCAAATTTCAGACATTTGATAGGTATGAGTGGTTCTCAACATGATTTAATTTGCAATTATCTGATACCTGATGAGGTTGAGCCAATATCTTTTTTACTGGCtttgaaaatatcttcttttatgtcttttcctttttattttttaagaaaagagattGCCTTTTACTCATTGACTTATAGGCATACTTTGTAACTTCTGCACACTagctctatttctttttaattctttacaATAACTGTGaattataataacattttatacaGGCAGATACTGAGGTcacagaagttaagtaatttactCAAGGACACTTGGAGTATTAGGGTATAAAAATTATTCCTTCTCTTCAGTGGCTTTTTATCTACTTGTTTGGGGAAATAATGCTGAGAACAATTATGAGTAATATTAGCTAGTAATATTAAAGAATTAATCTGTATGGTGCAGGCTATGAATGATGTAATAGTTAAAAGATCAGTGTGAGATTTCTAGTGGTCAGATTTAGTCTAAGGCTTGAAGGATAGGTATAATTGAGGAAGTagagaggaaattaaaaaaacatttcaggGAGGGTGACCACAAGAGCAGAGGCACGGAGCTGGAAGTAATAATACTACTAACAACTTGCCTTTGAATAGCCCTTTGCAGAACTTTTTTCTGTCTTAAGACCACCTCTCTTATGCAGGGACATGAGTGCAGGGACCATGACTGTTCCATTCACTCAGGCATGTCCAGTGTACcccatggtgcctggcacatgaccagtgcttaataaatatgttcaaataaaatgaatgaatgagtgaattcaATCCCAACAATGTCCCTGTAGACTTAATAGGATAGAATTTAAATGATTAAGGTGAGggttaaaagttaaaagacaattAGATGACCAATTTATGGCTTCTGAAAGATTTCTACAGGAACTAGTGGTAAATTGTAattagagagagagattataGAGATTCTGATCAGTTAAAACTTGATGTGGCATGTAGGAAAGCATAAAGTGTCACTGAGAGGTCTTGAACAGAGGGAGGTGAAAAAGTGCAAACAGTGTTTTGCAAAATTCATAAGTGATTGAATGGGGACTGGACAAGAAGCAGGGGGACAGCTAAGAAGAGGCTGTTGCAATGATATAGGCACTCACTTatgtattcaacaaacatttattgaaactgTAGAATACATCtggcatggccgggcgcggtggctcacgcctgtaatcccagcacttttggaggctgaggcgggtggatcatgaggtcaagagatcgagaccatcctggccaacacggtgaaaccccatctctactaaaaatacaaaaaaattagccaactgtggtggcaggcacctgtaatcccagctacttgggaggctgaggcaggagaatcgcttgaatccaggaggcggaggttgtagtgagctgagatagtgccattgtactccagcctagggaaaaagactgaaactccacctcaaaaaaaaaaaaaaaaaaaaaaaaaaaaaaaaaaaaaagactacatctGGCGCCAAACTTCATGCTGCTGAAGAATAGCAAGATGTGTAAGTTGTGAGCCTTGCCATCAAGGAGTTTATAGTCTAAAAGGAGAGCTTAGACAAGCACACAAATAATTATAACTCagtaaacaatgatttttttaatagcACAAATAAAGACTATGGAGTTCAGAAAAGGATAAGATCTGCTCTGGCCGAAGCATCAGGAAGGGTTCAAGCAGTACTCTGGAGCTGcgtcctgcctgcctctgcctccctactCCCCTGCCTCCTCTCTGTCACATTATCTTCCATTATTACCTTGAATTgtcttgtttatttgttgttgtttgtctctccctttcttcAGTAGAATACAAGCTCCAAGATGACGAGCTAACTTGTTTTGGACACTGCTGTATCCCTAATACTTCGCCTAATATCTGGCActaacatggatttttttttttttttaaagaaaatttggaatgaatgaataaagtatcATCAGCATCAGATCCCATAAGACAAATGGAATTTGGTCATTCAGGAAAAGTTGCGGGGAAAGATATTATTTTAGGTGGAGGGTACATGAAGTCCTACAGGGAATGGAGAATGAAAGATGGATCTATAATACAGACTTAAGAACAACTATTGAGATAACAGAGTGGATGAGATGTGAAGAATAAGACAAGGCCAATGATGATTCCAAAGTTTGTGCCTTTGAAGCATGATAGAATGAAGATTGAGCGAATGGCAGTAGGAAAGAAATTGAGAAGACAAGCCAGTTTGTCTGGAAGTCGTTGACAATAGAAGGCATCATATCTGTGAGCATTTGTAGAGACTGGATTGAAGTGCACAATCAGGTCTGAACAAGGTGAATTGAGACTCAGTGTGAAAAAGATAATAGTAAGTTGGACCAAGCATGGGTTCTCACGAGGAGAAAGTTCATAAAAAGAAGAGTCCTTGGAAAGGCTGCACAGTCTTGAGAACTGGATGAGAGGAATTACCTGGGGAGATGGGGAAAGACCATTGAAGGGAGTATTTCATGAAAGACGGTCATCAGTGCCCACTGTCCAGAACTGTGGAAGTTGGAAATCTTTAGGCTTATTGGATGGAGGGCAACATCACCTTCAAAGGAATACTTCTTGAAGGATGATggcaaaaacatatatatatattcagctaACTGTTATTCTTTCTGCCCACCATTCTATTAGGGCTGATTGCTAGAATACTAagagaatgtttaaaaattat
It encodes:
- the LOC126934650 gene encoding LOW QUALITY PROTEIN: high mobility group protein B3-like (The sequence of the model RefSeq protein was modified relative to this genomic sequence to represent the inferred CDS: deleted 2 bases in 1 codon), producing MAKGDPKKPKGKMSAYAFFVQTCREEHKKKNPEVPVNFAEFSKKCSERWKTMSGKEKSKFDEMAKADKVRYDREMKDYGPAKGGKKKKDPNAPKRPPSGFFLFCSEFRPKIKSTNPGISIGDVAKKLGEMWNNLNDSEKQPYITKAAKLKEKYEKDVADYKSKGKFDGAKGPAKVARKKVEEEDEEEEEEEEEEEEEEEEEEEEEEEEEDE